The Stomatobaculum sp. F0698 genomic sequence CGGCAGAGTCTCCTGAATGCCGAGTCTTCTGCCGTCGCACTGTGCGGCGACCGGACAGCGCTCGCAGAGCGGCGCACCGTTCGGAATGCAAACCAGGGCGCCCAGTTCCATGAGGGCCTGGTTAAAGTCTGCGACCGGAAAGTTCTTCCAATCGGCATAGACCAGTTGCCAGAGTAAATCCTGCAGGCGCTCGGTGAAGGCCTGCTTGGTCGCGGGCTCCATGATATCGTCCTCGCAGGCCGTGAGTCGCGAGAAGACGCGGAGCACATTGCCGTCGACCGCGGGAACGGGGACATTGTAGGCAATGGAGGCGATGGCGCCAGCCGTATAGGGGCCTATGCCCGGGAGATCTCGGAGTTCAAGCGGATCCACGGGCAGTTCGCCGCCGTGGTCGCGGAGCAGAACCTGGGCGCACTTTTTAATATTGCGCGCGCGGGTGTAGTAGCCGAGCCCCTCCCAGAGACGCAAGAGGGTTTCGTCCGGGCAGGCCGCAATGGCTTCCAGTGTGGGGAGTGCCTCCCGAAAGCGCACAAAGTACTCTTTCACGGCTTCCACGCGCGTCTGCTGCAGCATGATCTCGGAAATCCAGACATCCTCCGGGTTTCCGGTATCTCTCCAGGGGAGGGAGCGCTTGTTTTTCTGATACCAGTGCAGAAGCAGTTCCGCATCGGCGCTGTTTTGTAATGCCATGACGAGAGCCTTTCTGTTGTCTTTCCTATGAGCTGTCCTTGCTATGTTCTGTATTGTAGCATGCCCGCGGGAAAAGCAGAAAGCAGCTTACGGGAATCGCAGCTCTTTTCTGCTGTTTGCTTGAATTCGGCCACAACTTTGTTTAGAATGAAAGTTGAAATAATTACTCGTCGACTTCTTTATGAAAGGGAGGTAACGGTTATGGCATTGGTCACTTCGGCGGAGATGTTCCGTAAGGCATATGAGGGCGGTTACGCCATCGGCGCATTCAACGTCAACAACATGGAAATTGTGCAGGCAATTACGGAGGCAGCTGCCGAGCTTAAGTCCCCGGTGATTCTGCAGGCTTCCGCGGGCGCGAGAAAGTACGCAAACTCGATTTATCTCGTGAAGCTCGTTGAGGCGGCGGTCGAGCTGCACCCGGAGGTCCCGATGGTGCTCCACCTGGATCACGGCGCGGATTTCGCGACCTGCAAGGACTGCATTGACGGCGGCTTTACTTCGGTCATGATTGACTTCTCGAGCCACAGCTTCGAGGACAACATCGCAGAGACCAAGAAGGTTGTCGAGTACGCACACGCACACGGCGTTGTGGTCGAGGCTGAGCTCGGCACGCTGGCGGGCGTTGAGGATGATGTCTGCGTCGAGGAGGGCATGTCCTCCTACACGAGACCGGAAGAGGTCGAGGAATTCGTGAGCCGCACGGGCTGCGACTCCCTCGCAATCGCAATCGGCACGAGCCACGGCGCTTACAAGTTCAAGCCGGGCACGAATCCGGAGCTTCGCCTCGACATCCTCGAGGAAGTGAAGAAGAGACTGCCGGGCTTCCCGATTGTTCTGCACGGCGCATCTTCCGTCCCGCAGGAGTACGTGAAGATTATCAACGCAAATGGCGGTCAGCTGAAGGACGCAATCGGTGTTCCGGAGGATCAGCTCCGCGCGGCTGCAAGAAGCGCGGTCTGCAAGATCAACATTGACTCCGACCTTCGCCTCGGCATGACGGCAGGCATTCGCCAGCACTTCAACGAGCACCCGGATCACTTTGACCCGAGACAGTACCTCGGCGACGGCAGAGCCAATGTCAAGGCAATTGTCGCGCACAAGATCACGGAAGTTCTGGGATCGAATAACAGAATCTAAGCAGTCGGCAGCAAATCAGATACAGAAGAGAGGCGTTTTTACATGGCAGAGAAGAATCTGGACTGGGGTAACATTGGCTTCGCCTATCACGTGACGGATCAGCGCTACGTTTCTAACTATAAGAACGGCGCGTGGGATGAAGGCGGTCTCACGGCGGATGCGACCGTGTGCATTTCGGAGTGCGCGGGCATCCTGCAGTATTGCCAGGAGGTCTTTGAGGGCCTCAAGGCATATCGCACCGAGGACGACAGCATTGTGACCTTCCGCCCCGACCTGAACGCGAAGCGCATGGCGGACTCCGCGCGCTATCTTGAAATGCCGGCTTTTCCGGAGGAGAGATTCCTGGAAGCGGTGGATGCGGTCGTCAAGGCAAATGCGGACTGGGTTCCGCCCTACGGCAGCGGTGCTTCTCTGTACCTGCGCCCCTATATGTTTGCGAGCGGACCGGTAATCGGCGTGAAGCCGTCGGATGAATACCAGTTTCGTCTGTTTGCGACCCCGGTGGGTCCCTACTTTAAGGGCGGCGCAAAGCCGACCACGCTCTGCGTGAGCAAGTACGACCGCGCGGCACCGCACGGCACGGGACACATTAAGGCCGGTCTCAACTACGCGATGAGTCTGCATGCCTATGTGGACGCACATGCGCGCGGCTTTGACGAGAACATGTACTTAGACGCTGCGACCAGAACCTATATCGAAGAGACGGGCGGCGCCAACTTCCTCTTCGTGACGAAGGACGGCGTTCTGGTGAGCCCGAAGTCGGATTCCATTCTGCCCTCGATTACACGGCGCTCTCTCCTCTACATCGCGGAGCACATGCTCGGCATGAAGACGGAGCACAGAGCGGTTAAGTTCTCCGAG encodes the following:
- a CDS encoding A/G-specific adenine glycosylase, with product MALQNSADAELLLHWYQKNKRSLPWRDTGNPEDVWISEIMLQQTRVEAVKEYFVRFREALPTLEAIAACPDETLLRLWEGLGYYTRARNIKKCAQVLLRDHGGELPVDPLELRDLPGIGPYTAGAIASIAYNVPVPAVDGNVLRVFSRLTACEDDIMEPATKQAFTERLQDLLWQLVYADWKNFPVADFNQALMELGALVCIPNGAPLCERCPVAAQCDGRRLGIQETLPRRAPKKPRRDEVRTVLVLRDGERFYVRQRPSKGLLAGMFEFPGFPGTLSEEEVLKLVHERGFTPLRIQALPPFHHVFTHIEWHMSAYEVQIAEPLSATEPRRNRKELARSGIFVTRAELEKLALPSAFRPLLSRYALRPPRRQKK
- the fba gene encoding class II fructose-1,6-bisphosphate aldolase, translating into MALVTSAEMFRKAYEGGYAIGAFNVNNMEIVQAITEAAAELKSPVILQASAGARKYANSIYLVKLVEAAVELHPEVPMVLHLDHGADFATCKDCIDGGFTSVMIDFSSHSFEDNIAETKKVVEYAHAHGVVVEAELGTLAGVEDDVCVEEGMSSYTRPEEVEEFVSRTGCDSLAIAIGTSHGAYKFKPGTNPELRLDILEEVKKRLPGFPIVLHGASSVPQEYVKIINANGGQLKDAIGVPEDQLRAAARSAVCKINIDSDLRLGMTAGIRQHFNEHPDHFDPRQYLGDGRANVKAIVAHKITEVLGSNNRI